The segment ttccggtaaatttaaaaacataatattcaaACTTTCAGGGGAGAAAGACAAAAGTACTTTTAATCCTGTCACCAAAACACATATAAGTACTTTACATCTGTATTATAAGAATCTTATCAcctaatattaatttatatatatatatatatatatatatatatatatatatatatatatcattcagTTAGTACCTTAaaatacaaaagattaaaaaataatgaaaaaatagtttcaaaaaattcttttaacctaatagtttaagctgctaagtaaaattctaaaatataatttatattattctttaatacaCCCCTTCAAGTAAAAGTTCTTTGACTTGAAATTTGTACAAACCCATATTATtcgtgcttaatttttatcaaataaatgaagacTGTGAAATTTAAACTTgtaatcatttaattattaagGTTTCAATACCATGtaaaagaaccatctcaacccactAGTTTAAGCTGTTAGTTAAAGTCtctgatttatattattctctaataaacTCTAACAAATAAACTTGtttgcttgaaaaaaataaacagtaatACAGAATAAATTTgctttcatgatattttttagacGAATctctattttcttaaaataaaaagtaggaGATATATTCTCTCTGTATCCATTATcctcaatttttgttttgttttgaaacaaTAACTAAGCACTATGAAGTCtatgattataaaattaaatataaattaaaaagaacaagtCTTCGAGGGCCTGCATAATCTATTGGGCCGAATAACAGTCCATTTCTTAAGGCCTTCAGGCTTCACTAAACCCATATCGGGCCCATAGATGGATCTCTACACTGAACCCAAAGTTAGCACACCACAACAACGACAATACATTAATCGAGACAAagtgaggggaaaaaaaaatttcaccagAATCTTCAAAGGTCGAGTCTTCCAGAGAAGCAAAGGACCTGGAATTTCTTTTCCCGCggcaaaataattttcttcgaGAAACAAACTGGCTGGTACCTGCTTATGTCTTTTATTTCATGATCATCTAACTCTAGGGCAGCTATATTTTCCTGGGTTTGAGTTACTTTTATTGTATTAATGgtctttaaaacttaaaaagtggtggggtttcttgttttttgaaaacaaaataaacccaCTTCTCGTTCTTGCTTTGTGTCATTATGGTTAGCAAGATACTAACTTTATGAGTTATTATTAATGGGTTTTAGTTGGTTTTGATATTCCATTGCAGGTTGAGTTTGTTTAGTGATCTGTTGAAGATGTTTAAAAACACGTTTCAGTCTGGATTTTTGTCGATCCTATACAGTCTTGGGTATGTTGTAGATTTTGGTTTTAAGCATTTTGTTGTTATATGTCTGATTGGCTGTTGGATTTGTGGATATGGATATTGATGTTATGTATTGATTCTCTGTGTTGATTGGATTTTTGTAGGAGCAAACCTTTGCAGATATGGGATAAAGAAGGTGAGTTGCAGGATTTATTGGTGATAGTGTCGTGAATTTCTCTTATTTAGCTacttttgatttggttttagtACAAGATAGAGCTCATTTAGCAATTTTGCTTTCTTTGTTCTGGAAGGTCATCACTTATAGCTCGTTCTACTGTTTGAAATTATAAGTGATCTTTGCTTCTGATATGGACCCTGAAAGACTATGGTTGtttattgtatatataaattatcGTACCAAAGCCTGGAACAAATATATATTCTCTGTTGCTTTATATTCCAGGGGCAAGCTGGGGTATATATTATGGTAGCGGGAGACATTTCTTTATAGCAACTCTTCtgagatttttcttcttatgcTGGGGATATGTTACAAATCACTGGCAATCTTATTTCTCAATCCactgatagatttttttttttttttgttgaaaatgcaTATGACTGATGTCAATATGTATAGGAGGCAtatataccttttattttctgtgAGGCACCACAATGCATACAGGTGATGTCAAAAGGATATGAGGCATGTTTAGGTTGTGCTCCGACTACAAGTATGAGGGGTTATATATGCATGAtatatctcttgtttttttcccatttcGGTCTTTTATGTATAACTTAAACCGTAATACTGTGAAGAATGAGATGCGATTATGAAACCACAAGTCGCTAAATGAGTGGGCTTCTTAAATCCTGTTGATATTTTTAAGTAACATTTATGATATTGAGAAGCAAATGTTGAAAGAGACGATGTTGAAATCTGTATTCAACATGGCTATTGGAGATAATTATTGAAAACTTTCTTGAATTCTCAGTTCAATCTGTTAGCGAGCATCTTAGAATTGCTGAAAATGTCCGATGGTGTTTTTGCAAGCATAGTTGCTCTCACTATGAAGCAATTCTAGTTACCACTTCAAATTCCATGTGATAGATGCAAACATTATGTATTCATTTAAATGGTGTGGTTGTTATTGTGAAAttgatttcttcatttaatGTGATGACAGCATTACAGTTTAGTTATCCAGAATTGAGTGTGCTGGCTCTAACTTCTTTTTTGAGTCTTTAACAGTTTCCAATGGCCATATAAAACGACTGCATGATGAAGACATACAATCCAATGTGCTTGAAATTGTTGGATCGAATATCCAGTCCACATATATCACATGTCCTGCAGACCCTGGAGCGACTCTTGGTATAAAACTTCCATTTTTGGTTATGATTGTGAAGAATGTGAAGAAATATTTCACATTTGAGATTCAGGTGCTGGATGATAAGAATGTCAGGCGGCGCTTCCGGGCTTCCAACTTTCAAGTGTGTAAGTTTGCCCTTAGTTGTGATGTTTGTC is part of the Populus nigra chromosome 8, ddPopNigr1.1, whole genome shotgun sequence genome and harbors:
- the LOC133701157 gene encoding uncharacterized protein LOC133701157, encoding MFKNTFQSGFLSILYSLGSKPLQIWDKEVSNGHIKRLHDEDIQSNVLEIVGSNIQSTYITCPADPGATLGIKLPFLVMIVKNVKKYFTFEIQVLDDKNVRRRFRASNFQTVTRVKPYICTMPLKLDEGWNQIQLNLADFTRRAYGTNYVETLRVQVHANCRLRRIYFSDRLYSEEELPPEFKLYLPVQQKA